A genome region from Anaerobaca lacustris includes the following:
- a CDS encoding tetratricopeptide repeat protein, translating into MFRLVAAVGIPVLLLAVVELGLRLVGYGYRPSAIVEVKMDGRTYACDNSRFSWRFFPRHLAREASPYIVPKAKPDNTCRIFVLGASAAMGVPEPAFGFSRMLHVMLADCYPGVQFEVVNTAMAAINSHCVLPVARDCARYEPDVFVVYLGNNEVTGPYGAGSVFAPLAGNLSVIRAAIAVKGTRLGQSMTDLLAAMGARDGTPEMWRGLEMFVDKHVRADDTGLQAVYSHFASNLRDIVRTGRTAGAQVVLCTVAGNLKDNPPFGSQHRRDLSAADAERWDKTYQEGVAHEEAGRYPEAIDTYLAAAEIDDTYADLQFRLGRCYGRMGEYEKALERYVNARETDTLRFRADNRINEIVRDTAAGHRDGVHLVDAARIFEQNSPHHAPGDELFYEHVHMNFAGNYLLARSVLEAVEQALPDRVRKARADDTEPLTEAQCAQRLAYTDVDRYKIAEKVLNDFLKRPPFSDRLYYAEHIERIERDVAALKADVTPQAMAQAAEQNQRAVENKPNDWLLRWRYGQFLAEHVRDHRAAAEQFGWVRDHLPHSWLAHQSLATVLAALGNADEAVRLYERALQLQPTSGRTHFFLGEQWHKRGKTDKARKHYLEAVRWEPDCVPAYNSLARILAQEGKLDKATDICRRGLVFSPDSAVLRGSLGTLLARQGRRTEAIEELQAALRLDPNSAPIRQSLRILQHGPN; encoded by the coding sequence ATGTTCCGGCTCGTTGCCGCCGTCGGCATACCGGTTCTGCTGCTGGCCGTGGTGGAGTTGGGCCTGCGTCTGGTCGGTTATGGATATCGGCCGAGCGCTATCGTCGAAGTCAAGATGGACGGCCGGACATACGCCTGCGACAACAGCCGATTCAGTTGGCGGTTCTTCCCGCGACACCTCGCCAGAGAGGCCAGCCCGTACATCGTCCCCAAGGCCAAGCCGGACAACACGTGCCGCATCTTCGTCCTGGGCGCCTCGGCGGCGATGGGCGTGCCCGAACCAGCCTTCGGCTTCAGCCGGATGCTGCACGTCATGCTGGCGGACTGCTACCCCGGCGTGCAGTTCGAGGTCGTCAACACCGCGATGGCGGCCATCAACTCCCACTGCGTCCTGCCCGTTGCCCGCGATTGCGCCCGCTACGAGCCTGACGTGTTCGTGGTCTATCTCGGCAACAACGAAGTGACAGGACCCTATGGGGCCGGCAGCGTGTTCGCCCCTCTGGCCGGCAACCTGTCCGTCATTCGCGCCGCCATTGCCGTCAAAGGCACACGGCTCGGCCAGTCGATGACCGACCTGCTGGCGGCGATGGGGGCCCGCGACGGGACGCCCGAGATGTGGCGAGGGCTCGAGATGTTCGTCGACAAGCACGTGCGCGCCGACGACACGGGATTGCAGGCCGTCTACTCCCACTTCGCCAGCAACCTTCGGGACATCGTCCGGACCGGCCGGACCGCCGGAGCCCAGGTGGTTCTCTGCACGGTCGCGGGCAACCTCAAGGACAATCCGCCCTTCGGCTCGCAACACCGGCGCGACCTCAGCGCCGCCGACGCCGAACGCTGGGACAAGACCTATCAGGAAGGCGTCGCCCACGAAGAGGCCGGCCGATACCCCGAGGCAATCGACACCTACCTGGCGGCCGCCGAGATCGACGACACCTACGCCGATCTCCAATTCCGGCTGGGCAGGTGCTATGGGCGGATGGGCGAATACGAGAAGGCACTCGAACGTTACGTCAATGCCAGAGAGACCGATACGCTTCGTTTTCGCGCCGACAACCGGATCAACGAGATCGTCCGTGACACAGCGGCCGGCCACCGCGACGGCGTACATCTGGTCGATGCCGCCCGGATCTTCGAGCAGAACAGCCCGCACCATGCGCCGGGCGACGAACTGTTTTACGAGCACGTTCACATGAACTTCGCCGGCAACTACCTGCTGGCCCGATCCGTGCTCGAAGCGGTCGAGCAGGCCCTGCCCGACCGCGTCCGAAAGGCGAGAGCCGATGACACAGAACCGCTGACCGAAGCCCAGTGCGCGCAGCGTCTGGCCTACACCGACGTGGACCGCTACAAGATCGCCGAGAAGGTCCTGAACGATTTTCTGAAGCGGCCGCCCTTCAGCGACCGGCTCTATTACGCCGAGCACATCGAGCGGATCGAACGTGACGTAGCGGCGCTGAAGGCCGACGTGACGCCGCAGGCAATGGCGCAGGCCGCCGAACAAAACCAGCGGGCCGTGGAGAACAAGCCCAACGACTGGCTTCTGCGCTGGCGGTACGGCCAGTTCCTGGCCGAGCACGTGCGGGACCACCGCGCCGCCGCCGAGCAGTTCGGTTGGGTGCGGGACCACCTGCCGCATTCCTGGCTGGCCCACCAGAGCCTCGCCACCGTCCTGGCCGCGCTGGGCAACGCGGACGAGGCCGTCCGGCTCTACGAACGGGCCCTGCAACTCCAGCCGACCTCCGGCCGAACCCACTTCTTCCTTGGCGAACAGTGGCACAAAAGAGGCAAGACCGACAAGGCCAGGAAACACTACCTCGAAGCCGTTCGATGGGAACCCGACTGCGTGCCGGCCTACAACAGCCTCGCCCGAATCCTGGCCCAGGAAGGCAAACTGGACAAGGCGACGGACATCTGCCGACGAGGCCTGGTCTTTTCGCCCGACAGCGCCGTCTTGCGCGGCAGTCTGGGAACCCTGCTCGCACGCCAGGGCCGAAGGACTGAGGCAATCGAAGAGTTGCAGGCCGCCCTGCGCCTTGATCCAAACTCGGCGCCGATACGGCAATCGCTGAGGATTCTACAACATGGACCGAATTGA
- a CDS encoding hydrolase — MGARLHRVENKDDAFEGAIVMEKLYEQAETGCCPRFDPKPWDDKEVVLDNRLFVKDRVRSFLHIPLNFGKVMVRNMERIQAAGALESQPLLLSDENSLWGADVYIAVSKDVPGAEMARISGTFLSRVFEGPYKDVRKWVAQMKDHVASKKKTLEKLYFFYTTCPKCAQAYGKNYVVLLAKV, encoded by the coding sequence ATGGGGGCCAGGTTGCACCGTGTGGAGAACAAGGATGATGCTTTTGAAGGGGCGATCGTCATGGAAAAGCTCTACGAGCAGGCAGAGACGGGCTGCTGTCCGCGATTCGATCCAAAGCCGTGGGACGACAAGGAAGTGGTGCTCGACAACAGGCTGTTCGTGAAGGACCGCGTCCGCAGTTTCCTGCACATTCCGCTGAACTTCGGAAAGGTGATGGTCCGCAACATGGAGCGGATCCAGGCGGCCGGGGCGTTGGAGTCGCAGCCGTTGCTGTTGTCGGATGAGAACTCGCTCTGGGGCGCCGACGTGTACATCGCCGTCAGCAAGGACGTGCCGGGCGCTGAGATGGCGAGGATCTCCGGAACGTTCCTGTCGCGGGTCTTCGAAGGGCCCTACAAGGACGTCCGCAAGTGGGTGGCCCAGATGAAGGATCACGTCGCGTCGAAGAAGAAGACGCTGGAGAAGCTGTATTTCTTCTACACGACGTGTCCGAAGTGCGCCCAGGCCTACGGCAAGAACTACGTCGTCCTCCTGGCCAAGGTGTGA
- a CDS encoding acylphosphatase, whose protein sequence is MDQIAKHIIFTGRVQGVGFRYTTYRIARGYDVAGFVRNLSDGTVEMLAQGPADEVDCCIQEVQDSFAGYIQDARIEQIPCNPRYSDFGIVH, encoded by the coding sequence ATGGACCAGATCGCAAAACACATCATCTTCACAGGCCGCGTGCAGGGCGTGGGCTTTCGCTATACGACCTATCGGATCGCCCGAGGGTACGACGTCGCCGGGTTCGTGCGCAACCTGTCCGACGGGACGGTGGAGATGCTCGCCCAGGGCCCTGCCGATGAAGTGGACTGCTGCATCCAGGAGGTGCAGGACTCGTTCGCCGGCTACATCCAAGACGCCCGGATCGAGCAGATCCCCTGCAATCCGCGATACAGCGATTTTGGGATCGTCCACTGA